In Lactobacillus sp. PV012, one genomic interval encodes:
- the purB gene encoding adenylosuccinate lyase yields the protein MLERYTRPEMGKVWTDENRYNAWLKVEIAATNAWAELGEVPVEDAKKIAEKASFTAERVAELEAVTHHDVVAFTRTVSESLGAEKKWVHFGLTSTDVVDTAQGVLLKEADEIIRQDLVKLKETIAQKARKYKYTVMMGRTHGVQAEPTTFGLKLARWYAEIVRDIERFEHAAKGVESGKISGAVGTFANVPPAVETSVLKQLGLTQQPVTSQVLPRDLHAEYIAMLGLIATSIENWATEIRSLQRSEIHEVEEHFRAGQKGSSAMPHKRNPIGSENLSGMARVVRGHVITAYEDVTLWHERDISHSSAERVILPDTTIAIDYMLNRFNRILTNLDVFPETMLKNMDRTYGLIYSQRVLLKLIDEAGLSREKAYDMVQKLTAKSWNEQKQFRPLVENSEIMNYLSPEDIADAFDYHYHLRHVDEIFEKCGLN from the coding sequence ATGCTTGAACGTTATACTCGCCCGGAAATGGGCAAAGTTTGGACAGATGAAAATCGCTACAATGCCTGGTTAAAGGTTGAAATTGCTGCAACGAATGCTTGGGCAGAATTAGGGGAAGTACCTGTTGAAGATGCCAAAAAAATTGCCGAAAAGGCTAGCTTCACTGCTGAAAGAGTAGCTGAATTAGAAGCAGTTACCCACCATGATGTAGTTGCTTTTACGCGTACTGTTTCTGAAAGTCTAGGTGCAGAAAAGAAATGGGTTCATTTTGGCTTAACTTCAACTGATGTTGTTGACACAGCACAAGGTGTTCTTTTAAAAGAAGCAGACGAAATTATTCGTCAGGATTTAGTAAAACTAAAAGAAACAATTGCGCAGAAAGCTCGAAAATATAAATATACTGTAATGATGGGTAGAACCCACGGAGTTCAAGCAGAACCTACTACTTTTGGATTAAAGCTTGCCCGCTGGTATGCAGAAATTGTTCGTGATATTGAACGCTTCGAACATGCAGCTAAAGGTGTAGAATCTGGTAAAATTTCAGGAGCTGTCGGAACTTTTGCTAATGTTCCACCTGCAGTAGAAACTAGTGTCTTAAAACAACTGGGTTTAACACAACAGCCAGTTACTTCTCAGGTTTTACCAAGAGATTTACATGCTGAATATATTGCAATGTTGGGCTTAATTGCAACGAGTATTGAAAACTGGGCTACAGAAATAAGATCTTTACAAAGGTCAGAAATTCATGAAGTTGAAGAACACTTTAGAGCAGGACAAAAGGGCTCTTCTGCAATGCCACATAAGCGTAATCCAATTGGTTCAGAAAACTTATCAGGGATGGCACGGGTAGTTCGTGGACATGTAATCACTGCTTACGAAGATGTAACTTTGTGGCATGAACGAGATATTTCTCATTCAAGTGCTGAAAGAGTGATTTTACCTGATACTACTATTGCAATTGATTATATGTTAAATCGTTTTAACCGGATTTTAACTAATTTAGATGTCTTTCCAGAAACAATGTTAAAAAATATGGATCGTACTTATGGCTTAATTTATTCACAACGAGTTCTATTAAAACTAATTGATGAAGCTGGACTTTCACGTGAAAAGGCTTATGATATGGTGCAAAAATTGACTGCAAAATCTTGGAATGAACAAAAGCAATTCCGTCCATTGGTAGAAAATAGTGAAATTATGAATTATCTTTCTCCAGAAGATATTGCTGATGCCTTTGATTATCATTATCATTTACGGCATGTTGATGAAATTTTTGAAAAATGTGGGTTAAATTAA
- a CDS encoding ABC-F family ATP-binding cassette domain-containing protein: protein MIIGQAQNLEQRFGANTIFSNVSFSIPDNARIGLVGPNGAGKTTLLKILTGQQEASSGNFTINKGIKVGYIAQENALNEKNTIWDEMESVFANLIQKNKQITQMQIQIAEHPEDQELLKRYDQLAYDFEQEGGFSYQAEIKSVLNGFNFKENSWEKVIGTLSGGEKTRLAFVKLLLQKPPLLLLDEPTNHLDLDTLDWLESFLKNYQGAIVTVSHDQYFLDNLTNEIFELNFGKLTTFKGNYTQYTKERELMDSQQEAAYEKQQEHIKKEEEFIQKNLVRASTTKRAQSRRKQLEKLERITPPKHKNKVKIHFSSERPSGKEVLIAKDLSIGYPDKTMVENIDFQVNKNDRVAIIGPNGIGKSTLLKTVVDKLTPKAGSIKLGASLDMGYYDQELQTLDPSKTVLDTIWDRHKTMPEKDVRSILASFLFTAKDTDKTVGQLSGGQKARLTLTVLSLEHDNFLLMDEPTNHLDIEAKEVLESALNNYDGTLLFVSHDRYFINELANKIISVRDGHAKLYEGNYSYYLAEREKEKLAAQTSISTSSPSSAPASESKTKLSYQEQKARDSQKRKLERAIKDAEKQIEELENREEEIQTEMANPEIAASFEKLGPLQEELTEVQGKLEQANNDWGKAIEALDKFE from the coding sequence ATGATTATTGGACAAGCACAAAACCTCGAACAACGCTTTGGGGCAAATACAATTTTTTCAAATGTTAGTTTTTCTATTCCTGACAACGCTCGGATTGGACTTGTCGGTCCTAACGGAGCTGGAAAAACTACCCTACTTAAAATTTTAACTGGCCAGCAAGAGGCTAGCAGTGGCAATTTCACTATTAACAAGGGTATTAAAGTTGGTTATATTGCTCAGGAAAATGCCTTAAACGAAAAAAATACAATTTGGGATGAAATGGAATCTGTTTTTGCAAATTTAATTCAAAAAAATAAGCAAATTACCCAAATGCAAATTCAAATTGCTGAGCACCCTGAAGACCAAGAACTTTTGAAACGCTATGATCAACTAGCTTATGACTTTGAACAAGAAGGCGGATTTTCTTACCAAGCAGAAATTAAAAGTGTTTTAAACGGTTTTAACTTCAAAGAAAATAGCTGGGAAAAAGTAATTGGTACTTTATCTGGTGGTGAAAAAACTAGATTAGCATTTGTGAAACTTCTCTTACAAAAACCACCTCTATTGCTTTTAGACGAACCAACTAACCACTTGGATTTAGACACTCTAGATTGGTTAGAAAGTTTCCTAAAAAATTATCAAGGTGCAATTGTCACTGTATCTCACGATCAATACTTTTTAGATAATTTAACCAACGAAATCTTTGAATTAAATTTTGGCAAGCTTACTACTTTTAAGGGAAACTATACTCAATATACTAAAGAGCGCGAATTGATGGATTCCCAGCAAGAAGCAGCTTATGAAAAACAACAAGAGCATATCAAAAAAGAAGAGGAGTTTATCCAGAAAAATTTAGTTAGAGCCTCTACTACTAAGCGCGCCCAAAGTAGACGTAAGCAACTAGAAAAACTAGAACGAATTACCCCTCCTAAACATAAAAATAAAGTTAAAATTCATTTTTCAAGTGAGCGTCCATCTGGAAAAGAAGTTTTAATTGCTAAAGATCTATCAATTGGCTATCCAGATAAAACGATGGTTGAAAATATTGATTTTCAAGTTAATAAAAATGATCGGGTAGCAATCATTGGGCCAAATGGGATTGGTAAATCTACTTTATTAAAAACTGTTGTGGACAAATTAACGCCTAAAGCTGGTTCAATTAAATTAGGAGCCAGTTTAGATATGGGTTACTACGATCAGGAATTACAAACACTTGACCCTTCTAAAACAGTGCTAGACACAATTTGGGATCGACACAAAACAATGCCAGAAAAAGATGTGCGTTCTATTTTAGCTAGTTTTCTTTTTACTGCTAAAGATACTGACAAAACTGTTGGACAATTATCTGGCGGACAAAAAGCTCGATTAACTTTAACTGTATTATCACTTGAACATGATAATTTCTTGCTAATGGATGAGCCAACTAACCACTTAGATATTGAAGCTAAAGAAGTTTTAGAATCTGCATTAAACAATTACGATGGTACACTATTATTTGTTTCTCACGACCGCTACTTTATTAACGAATTAGCTAATAAAATTATTTCTGTACGTGATGGTCATGCAAAACTTTATGAGGGGAATTATTCTTACTATCTTGCTGAAAGAGAAAAAGAGAAACTTGCTGCTCAAACAAGTATCTCTACCTCCTCTCCATCTTCTGCTCCTGCTTCTGAAAGTAAGACAAAACTTTCTTACCAAGAACAAAAAGCGCGTGATTCTCAAAAGAGAAAATTAGAACGTGCAATTAAAGATGCAGAAAAGCAAATCGAAGAACTAGAAAATCGAGAAGAGGAAATTCAAACTGAGATGGCCAATCCCGAAATTGCTGCTTCCTTTGAAAAGTTAGGTCCTTTGCAAGAAGAGCTAACTGAAGTCCAAGGAAAACTTGAGCAAGCTAATAATGACTGGGGAAAGGCAATTGAAGCTTTGGATAAATTTGAATAA
- a CDS encoding redox-sensing transcriptional repressor Rex has product MGEIPKIPKATARRLPLYYRYLVFLDDEGKEKISSTELAQAVQVDSASIRRDFSYFGALGKRGYGYDVKSLLKFFKKILNQDTLTNVALVGVGNMGHALLNYNFKRTNNIRISAAFDINPEITGTIMSGVPVYDVKEMKKQLRDQQIDIAILAVPQSTAQKTTDELVEAGIKGIMNFTPIRLSAPESVRIQNVDLATELQTLIYFLDAEKN; this is encoded by the coding sequence ATGGGAGAAATACCAAAAATTCCAAAAGCTACAGCTAGACGTTTGCCACTCTATTATCGTTACTTAGTTTTTTTAGATGATGAGGGGAAAGAAAAAATTTCCTCAACTGAACTAGCTCAGGCTGTTCAAGTTGATAGTGCATCAATTCGTAGAGACTTTTCCTATTTTGGTGCACTTGGGAAAAGAGGATACGGCTATGATGTAAAAAGCTTATTGAAGTTTTTCAAGAAAATATTAAATCAAGATACGTTAACTAATGTAGCTTTGGTAGGTGTAGGTAATATGGGACATGCGCTTTTAAATTATAATTTTAAAAGAACTAATAATATCCGTATTTCTGCTGCTTTTGATATTAATCCAGAAATTACAGGGACGATCATGAGTGGGGTACCAGTTTATGATGTTAAAGAAATGAAAAAGCAACTTCGAGATCAGCAAATTGATATTGCAATTTTAGCAGTACCGCAAAGTACTGCTCAAAAAACTACTGATGAGTTGGTAGAAGCTGGTATAAAAGGAATTATGAATTTTACTCCTATTCGACTTTCAGCTCCTGAAAGTGTTCGCATTCAGAATGTGGATTTAGCTACTGAATTGCAGACCTTAATTTATTTTCTAGATGCTGAAAAAAATTAG
- the groES gene encoding co-chaperone GroES — MLQPIGDRVIVKVKEEAEEKVGKIVLASNAKQKPQEGEVIAVGEGRRNSNGDLIPMEVAKGETVFFDNYAGTKLTYDGEEYLVLHEGDILAVIR, encoded by the coding sequence ATGTTACAACCAATCGGTGATCGTGTAATTGTTAAAGTAAAAGAAGAAGCTGAAGAAAAAGTCGGAAAAATCGTGCTAGCTTCTAATGCAAAGCAAAAACCTCAAGAAGGTGAAGTTATTGCAGTTGGTGAAGGTAGACGTAATAGCAACGGTGATTTAATTCCAATGGAAGTTGCTAAAGGCGAAACTGTATTTTTTGATAATTATGCTGGCACTAAGTTGACTTATGATGGTGAAGAATACTTAGTACTTCACGAAGGCGACATTTTAGCAGTTATTAGATAA
- the groL gene encoding chaperonin GroEL (60 kDa chaperone family; promotes refolding of misfolded polypeptides especially under stressful conditions; forms two stacked rings of heptamers to form a barrel-shaped 14mer; ends can be capped by GroES; misfolded proteins enter the barrel where they are refolded when GroES binds), with amino-acid sequence MAKDIKFSEKARRSLLNGVDKLADTVKTTLGPKGRNVVLQKSYGAPEITNDGVTIAKNIELENNFENMGAQLVAEAAQKTNDIAGDGTTTATVLTQAIAQEGMKNVTAGANPVGIRHGIEIATKAAVDELHKISHKVSSKAEIAQVASVSSASKEVGKLIADAMEKVGNDGVITIEESKGINTELSVVEGMQFDRGYLSQYMVTDNDKMEADLDNPYILITDKKISNIQDILPLLQEIVQQGKSLLIIADDVDGEALPTLVLNKIRGTFNVVAVKAPGFGDRRKAMLEDIAILTGGTVISSDLGLELKDTKIDQLGTAGKVTVTKDTTTIVEGGGSKQAIEERVEQIKKQIADTTSDFDREKLQERLAKLAGGVAVIKVGAATETELKEKKYRIEDALNATRAAVEEGYVAGGGTALVDVKKAIQDSVKGDSEDAETGVKIVMRALGAPVRQIAENAGKDGAVILDHLEHEKPEIGYNAATDKWENMVEAGIIDPTKVTRSALQNAASIAALMLTTEAVVADLPKKDDDAPAAPANPGMGMM; translated from the coding sequence ATGGCAAAAGATATTAAATTTTCTGAAAAAGCAAGACGTTCACTTTTAAACGGTGTTGATAAATTAGCTGATACTGTTAAAACAACTTTAGGACCTAAGGGTAGAAATGTTGTTTTACAAAAGAGTTATGGTGCTCCAGAAATTACCAATGATGGTGTTACTATTGCTAAAAATATCGAATTAGAAAATAACTTTGAAAATATGGGTGCACAATTAGTTGCTGAAGCTGCCCAAAAGACTAATGATATTGCTGGTGATGGTACTACTACTGCAACTGTTTTAACACAAGCAATTGCTCAAGAAGGTATGAAGAATGTTACTGCAGGTGCAAACCCAGTTGGAATTAGACATGGTATTGAAATTGCTACTAAAGCTGCAGTTGATGAATTACACAAGATTAGTCACAAAGTAAGTTCAAAGGCTGAAATTGCTCAAGTTGCTTCTGTTTCTTCAGCTTCAAAAGAAGTTGGTAAGCTTATTGCTGATGCAATGGAAAAAGTTGGTAATGATGGTGTTATTACTATTGAAGAATCAAAGGGTATCAACACTGAATTATCAGTAGTTGAAGGGATGCAATTTGATCGTGGTTACTTATCACAATACATGGTAACTGATAACGATAAAATGGAAGCTGATTTAGATAACCCTTATATCTTAATTACTGATAAGAAGATTTCTAACATTCAAGATATCTTGCCATTATTACAAGAAATTGTACAACAAGGTAAAAGCTTGTTAATTATTGCAGATGATGTTGATGGAGAAGCTTTGCCAACTCTTGTTTTAAACAAGATTCGTGGTACTTTCAATGTTGTAGCAGTTAAAGCACCTGGCTTTGGTGACCGTCGTAAAGCTATGCTTGAAGATATTGCAATTTTAACTGGTGGTACTGTAATTTCTTCAGATCTTGGTCTTGAATTAAAAGATACTAAGATTGATCAATTAGGTACTGCAGGTAAAGTTACTGTTACTAAGGATACTACTACTATTGTTGAAGGTGGCGGTTCTAAGCAAGCTATCGAAGAACGTGTTGAACAAATCAAGAAGCAAATTGCTGATACAACTTCTGACTTTGATCGTGAAAAATTACAAGAACGTCTTGCAAAACTTGCTGGTGGTGTTGCAGTAATTAAAGTTGGTGCAGCTACTGAAACTGAATTGAAGGAAAAGAAATACAGAATCGAAGATGCCTTAAACGCAACCCGTGCCGCTGTTGAAGAAGGTTATGTTGCAGGTGGTGGTACTGCATTAGTTGATGTCAAGAAAGCCATCCAAGACAGTGTAAAGGGCGACAGCGAAGATGCCGAAACAGGTGTAAAGATTGTAATGCGTGCTTTAGGTGCCCCTGTTCGTCAAATTGCTGAAAACGCAGGTAAAGACGGTGCTGTTATCTTAGATCACTTAGAACATGAAAAACCAGAAATTGGTTACAATGCAGCTACTGATAAGTGGGAAAACATGGTAGAAGCTGGAATTATTGACCCAACTAAGGTTACACGTTCAGCACTCCAAAATGCTGCTTCAATCGCTGCATTAATGTTAACTACTGAAGCTGTTGTAGCTGATCTTCCAAAGAAAGATGATGATGCTCCAGCTGCTCCAGCAAACCCAGGTATGGGCATGATGTAA
- the mutS gene encoding DNA mismatch repair protein MutS codes for MVKKSTTPMMEQYYQIKNQYPDAFLFYRVGDFYELFEEDAVKGAQLLELTLTHRSNKTENPIPMAGVPHMAVDTYVNTLVEKGYKVAICEQLEDPKSSKGTVKRGIIQLVTPGTMMDSRPDQAKENNYLTSLVSTNSGFGLAYSDLSTGETFATKLNTWEEIANELLSLQTKELVYGGSLTENQKDFLKKANITISQPVELQENHAEVSCVLQKLEDETEILAVRQLVGYLLATQKRSLAHLQIAQSYQPNQYLQMSHTVQTNLELIKSAKTGKKMGSLFWLLDKTNTAMGGRLLKAWIERPLLSRSKILERQNLVQALLDNYFAREAVVEELKGVYDLERLTGKIAFGSVNAREMLQLSNSLAAVPKILDVLKETGDKALEKFASQVDDLEAVQDLIKKTIVDTPPLSTTEGGIIRAGVSSQLDRYRDAMINGKKWIADMQEHEREVTGISKLKVGYNKVFGYYLEVTNSNKDKVPTDRYTRKQTLTNAERYITPELKEHESLILEAEAKSTDLEYELFVHLRDTVKKYIPALQKLAKQLASLDIFTAFAIVSEQNNYVRPALTQTTDIKVKAGRHPVVEKVLSAGSYIPNDIIMDHETNIFLITGPNMSGKSTYMRQMALIAIMAQIGCFVPADEATLPIFDQIFTRIGAADDLISGQSTFMVEMSEANDALQHASARSLVLFDEIGRGTATYDGMALAGAIVKYLHDMVGAKTLFATHYHELTSLEQSLSHLKNIHVGASEENGKLIFLHKILSGPADQSYGIHVAQLAGLPAGVLKQATVMLRKLETQSNNEDFSENNTQLDLFEKEPENTQLTSEEQELLDEIKNTYLADKTPLEVMQLVAQWQKELNKKKD; via the coding sequence ATGGTCAAAAAAAGTACAACTCCAATGATGGAACAATATTATCAAATAAAAAATCAGTATCCAGACGCTTTTTTATTTTATCGTGTTGGAGATTTTTATGAACTTTTTGAAGAAGATGCAGTAAAAGGAGCACAATTATTAGAGTTGACTTTAACTCATCGTTCCAATAAAACAGAAAATCCAATTCCTATGGCTGGAGTTCCGCATATGGCAGTTGATACTTATGTTAATACTTTGGTAGAAAAAGGCTATAAAGTAGCAATTTGTGAACAATTAGAAGATCCTAAGTCATCTAAAGGGACAGTAAAAAGAGGAATTATCCAATTAGTGACGCCGGGAACAATGATGGATTCGCGTCCAGATCAGGCTAAAGAAAATAATTATCTAACTTCTTTAGTTTCAACTAATTCTGGCTTTGGACTAGCCTATAGTGATTTGTCGACCGGGGAAACTTTTGCGACAAAATTAAATACTTGGGAGGAAATTGCTAACGAACTTTTATCATTACAAACTAAAGAATTAGTTTATGGTGGATCATTAACTGAAAATCAAAAAGATTTTTTGAAAAAAGCTAATATAACTATTTCACAGCCTGTAGAATTACAAGAAAACCATGCTGAAGTTTCTTGTGTATTGCAGAAGTTAGAGGATGAGACAGAAATACTAGCAGTAAGGCAGCTGGTAGGATATTTATTGGCAACTCAAAAAAGAAGCCTAGCTCACTTACAAATTGCTCAAAGTTATCAACCAAATCAGTATTTACAAATGTCTCATACTGTTCAAACAAATTTAGAACTGATTAAATCTGCTAAAACAGGGAAAAAAATGGGATCTTTGTTTTGGTTATTAGATAAAACCAATACAGCAATGGGTGGTAGACTCTTAAAAGCATGGATTGAACGACCACTTTTATCAAGATCCAAAATTTTAGAGCGTCAAAATTTAGTTCAAGCACTTTTAGATAATTACTTTGCTCGGGAAGCCGTAGTAGAAGAATTAAAAGGTGTTTACGATTTAGAAAGATTAACTGGAAAAATAGCCTTTGGCTCAGTTAATGCCCGAGAAATGCTTCAACTTTCGAACTCTTTGGCAGCTGTTCCCAAAATTTTAGATGTTTTGAAAGAAACTGGTGATAAAGCATTAGAGAAATTCGCCAGTCAAGTAGATGATTTAGAAGCAGTTCAAGATTTGATCAAAAAGACGATTGTTGATACCCCGCCTTTATCTACGACTGAAGGTGGAATTATTCGGGCCGGTGTATCCAGCCAATTAGACCGCTATCGTGATGCAATGATCAATGGAAAAAAATGGATTGCAGATATGCAAGAACATGAGCGAGAAGTAACGGGGATTAGTAAGTTAAAAGTAGGCTACAACAAAGTTTTTGGTTATTATTTAGAAGTAACAAATTCTAATAAAGATAAAGTACCAACAGATCGTTACACGCGTAAACAAACTTTAACAAATGCAGAACGCTACATTACACCAGAGCTAAAGGAACATGAAAGTTTAATATTAGAAGCAGAAGCTAAGTCAACAGATTTAGAGTATGAATTATTTGTTCACTTGCGTGATACAGTTAAAAAATATATTCCCGCTTTACAAAAACTAGCTAAACAATTGGCAAGTTTGGATATTTTTACTGCTTTTGCAATTGTAAGTGAACAAAATAATTATGTGCGTCCGGCACTGACACAGACAACCGATATTAAAGTAAAGGCAGGACGACATCCCGTAGTTGAAAAGGTATTAAGTGCAGGAAGTTATATTCCTAATGATATAATTATGGATCATGAAACTAACATCTTTTTAATTACTGGGCCTAACATGTCTGGTAAGTCTACCTATATGCGACAAATGGCGTTAATTGCAATTATGGCTCAAATTGGTTGTTTTGTTCCAGCCGATGAAGCGACTTTACCAATTTTTGACCAAATATTCACAAGAATTGGAGCAGCTGATGACTTGATTTCAGGTCAAAGTACTTTTATGGTAGAGATGAGTGAAGCCAATGATGCATTACAACATGCCAGTGCTAGATCATTAGTCTTATTTGATGAAATTGGACGTGGAACGGCAACTTATGATGGAATGGCGCTTGCAGGTGCAATTGTTAAATATCTTCATGATATGGTTGGCGCAAAGACTCTTTTTGCAACTCACTATCATGAATTAACATCTTTAGAACAAAGCTTATCCCATTTAAAGAATATTCATGTAGGAGCAAGTGAAGAAAATGGTAAATTAATTTTTCTTCACAAAATTTTGTCAGGACCTGCTGATCAATCCTATGGAATTCACGTAGCTCAACTAGCAGGACTGCCAGCAGGAGTATTAAAGCAGGCAACTGTAATGCTCCGAAAACTGGAAACTCAAAGTAATAATGAAGATTTTTCAGAAAATAATACACAATTAGACTTATTTGAAAAAGAGCCTGAAAATACCCAATTAACCTCAGAAGAGCAAGAGCTTTTGGATGAGATTAAGAATACGTACTTAGCTGATAAAACTCCTCTTGAAGTAATGCAATTAGTAGCCCAATGGCAAAAAGAACTCAATAAAAAGAAGGACTAA
- the mutL gene encoding DNA mismatch repair endonuclease MutL produces MSIQELPQELTNQIAAGEVIERPASIVKELVENSLDAGSKKVRIEFENAGLKKISVQDDGVGIAKDEIDLAFKRHATSKIKTERDLFNISTLGFRGEALASMAAVAKVEIETSLKDQPGVKALFQGGKKINQETFPPISGTKISVKDLFYNTPARLKYLKSEKTEVLKIVDIVNRLALGHPEISFTLVNNGKVLLATFGKNNLRQDVAKIYSRNIAEKMYEVKAQSPDFEIRGLVSDPDHTRSNRSFITLLLNGRYIRNYQLTQAILEGYKNKLQAGRFPIAIIDIKLDPLLVDVNVHPTKQEVRLSKEQELEHLITKAIAKKITGSKQESLGVEKLYRKSTRTNVDQLKMNIGRDIVNTVRPTPVKLDVASEELQVSDQHSKFVTLNQIRNDDKYVVTSSWDENVMIQQTLLPFKQEEKEAIVVTDEEEVLKQNLPELKFIGQTKSYLLASQEDDLYLIEPLNALRRLSYDEIYQQFKDKKINQQSLLKPAVLEFSNLDYLKIKENLASLKELGIELEDFGQNSFLLAAYPVWIGDDFEKNVRTMINIYFDYSENTTKLFTELTSMITKEKVKRRKKLTDSEAKGLVDRLAKSTDPYHDGDGEVIIVKLTKNDLNKMFKSR; encoded by the coding sequence ATGAGTATCCAAGAACTTCCACAAGAACTTACTAATCAAATTGCTGCTGGAGAAGTAATCGAGCGTCCAGCTAGTATTGTAAAAGAATTGGTAGAAAATTCATTAGATGCTGGAAGTAAAAAAGTAAGAATTGAATTTGAAAATGCAGGCTTAAAGAAAATCAGTGTGCAAGATGATGGTGTAGGAATTGCTAAAGATGAAATAGATTTAGCTTTTAAGCGTCATGCTACTAGTAAAATTAAGACAGAAAGGGACCTCTTTAATATCTCTACCTTAGGATTTCGTGGAGAAGCATTAGCTTCAATGGCTGCGGTAGCAAAAGTCGAAATTGAAACAAGTTTGAAAGATCAACCAGGTGTGAAAGCTCTATTTCAAGGTGGAAAGAAAATTAATCAGGAAACTTTTCCCCCAATTTCAGGTACTAAAATTTCTGTTAAAGATCTTTTTTATAATACACCAGCCCGATTAAAATATTTAAAGTCAGAAAAAACTGAAGTTTTGAAAATAGTAGACATTGTTAATCGCTTAGCTTTAGGGCATCCTGAAATTAGTTTTACATTAGTTAATAATGGCAAAGTTTTATTGGCGACTTTTGGTAAAAATAATTTGCGTCAGGATGTAGCAAAGATTTACAGTCGTAATATTGCAGAAAAAATGTATGAAGTTAAAGCGCAAAGTCCAGATTTTGAAATAAGAGGCTTAGTATCGGATCCGGATCATACTAGGTCAAATCGAAGTTTTATTACTCTTTTATTAAATGGGCGTTATATTAGAAACTATCAATTAACGCAAGCTATCTTAGAAGGATATAAAAATAAACTACAAGCTGGTAGGTTCCCGATCGCAATTATTGATATTAAACTAGACCCACTTTTAGTCGATGTTAATGTTCATCCTACTAAACAAGAAGTTAGACTTTCAAAAGAACAGGAGCTAGAGCATTTAATTACTAAAGCAATTGCTAAAAAGATCACTGGTTCAAAGCAAGAAAGTTTAGGAGTAGAAAAATTATATCGTAAATCTACTCGAACTAATGTAGATCAGTTGAAAATGAACATTGGTAGGGATATTGTTAACACTGTACGACCAACACCTGTAAAGTTAGATGTAGCTAGTGAAGAGCTACAGGTGAGTGATCAACATAGTAAATTTGTTACATTAAATCAGATTCGTAATGATGATAAATATGTAGTAACTTCTAGCTGGGATGAAAATGTTATGATTCAACAAACATTATTGCCTTTTAAGCAGGAAGAAAAAGAAGCTATAGTTGTAACAGATGAAGAGGAAGTTTTAAAGCAAAACTTACCAGAGTTAAAATTTATTGGGCAAACTAAGAGTTATCTTTTAGCTAGTCAAGAAGACGATTTATATTTAATTGAGCCTTTAAATGCTTTGAGACGTTTAAGTTACGATGAAATATACCAACAATTTAAAGATAAAAAGATTAATCAACAAAGTTTATTAAAACCGGCAGTTTTAGAATTTTCAAATCTTGATTATTTAAAGATTAAGGAAAATTTAGCGAGCTTAAAAGAGTTAGGGATTGAGTTAGAAGACTTTGGGCAGAATTCTTTTTTGCTGGCCGCTTACCCAGTTTGGATTGGGGATGACTTTGAAAAAAATGTTCGGACAATGATTAATATATATTTTGATTATTCTGAAAATACGACAAAGTTGTTTACGGAATTAACTTCGATGATCACAAAAGAAAAAGTTAAAAGAAGAAAAAAGCTTACTGATAGTGAAGCCAAAGGATTAGTGGACAGATTAGCTAAGAGTACTGATCCTTATCATGATGGAGATGGCGAAGTTATTATTGTCAAATTGACAAAAAATGATCTAAATAAGATGTTTAAAAGTAGGTAA